A portion of the Nitratidesulfovibrio termitidis HI1 genome contains these proteins:
- a CDS encoding adhesin, with translation MITLEHDARGILEEYFSENPQSPIRIYVSPRGSKGPHLVLGPDAPTERDHVVQVEGYTFCISQRLAQQVGAVRIKARNAGFEVICERPLSARTSEAS, from the coding sequence ATGATCACCCTCGAACACGACGCGCGGGGCATTCTGGAAGAATACTTTTCGGAGAACCCCCAAAGCCCCATCCGCATCTACGTTTCGCCGCGCGGCAGCAAGGGACCGCACCTCGTACTGGGACCCGACGCCCCCACGGAACGCGACCACGTGGTGCAGGTGGAAGGCTACACCTTCTGCATCAGCCAGCGACTGGCCCAGCAGGTAGGCGCCGTGCGCATCAAGGCGCGCAACGCCGGATTCGAAGTGATTTGCGAACGCCCCCTCAGCGCACGCACATCCGAAGCATC
- the pyrR gene encoding bifunctional pyr operon transcriptional regulator/uracil phosphoribosyltransferase PyrR: MEQTILLTDEEMRRALERLAYQVLERHGDCAGLVLVGIQRRGADIAVRLGRIIAERLGCALPSGALDINLYRDDWTTLSAKPAIGPSDIPVDLDGRDVLLVDDVLFTGRTIRAALEALLDYGRPRRVELLVLVDRGHRELPIHADYVGRTVNTGRNEQVDVLLRERDGRDQVLLSSH, translated from the coding sequence ATGGAACAGACCATTCTGCTGACGGACGAGGAAATGCGCCGGGCGCTGGAGCGCTTGGCCTATCAGGTGCTGGAACGCCACGGCGATTGCGCTGGCCTTGTGCTGGTGGGTATCCAGCGGCGTGGCGCCGACATCGCCGTGCGCCTTGGGCGCATCATTGCCGAACGCCTTGGCTGCGCATTGCCCTCGGGCGCGCTGGACATCAACCTGTATCGCGACGACTGGACCACCCTGTCCGCCAAGCCCGCCATCGGGCCGTCGGACATTCCCGTGGATCTGGACGGGCGCGACGTGCTGCTGGTGGACGACGTGCTGTTCACCGGGCGCACCATTCGCGCCGCGCTGGAAGCCCTGCTGGACTACGGCAGACCCCGCCGCGTGGAACTGCTGGTGCTGGTGGACCGGGGGCACCGCGAACTGCCCATCCACGCCGACTACGTGGGCCGCACCGTGAACACGGGCCGCAACGAGCAGGTGGACGTGCTGCTGCGCGAGCGCGACGGACGGGACCAGGTGTTGCTTTCGTCACACTAG